A single genomic interval of Roseomonas aeriglobus harbors:
- a CDS encoding SDR family oxidoreductase translates to MDLGLKDKAIIVTGGGAGIGGAISLALAAEGAVPLIVGRSPLTPDVAATLDALQPNAFFHQADLSDVAAAATAMAAIEGAGFSPYGLVNNAGANDGVGLDRRPEEFLASVGANLGHYFAMAHHALPHLKRHRGAIVNISSKTALTGQGDTSGYVAAKAAQLGLTREWAAALAGDGVRVNAVLPAEVMTPLYRRWIDSFDDPAAELQKITAKIPLDHRMTEDREIADMVTFLLSPRSAHTTGQWIIVDGGYTHLDRALT, encoded by the coding sequence ATGGACCTGGGCCTCAAGGACAAGGCGATCATCGTGACCGGTGGCGGCGCGGGGATCGGCGGGGCGATTTCGCTCGCGCTGGCAGCGGAAGGGGCGGTGCCGCTGATCGTCGGGCGCAGCCCGTTGACCCCGGACGTCGCCGCGACTCTCGACGCGTTGCAGCCGAACGCTTTCTTCCATCAGGCCGACCTGAGTGACGTCGCCGCGGCCGCGACGGCGATGGCGGCGATCGAAGGGGCAGGGTTCAGCCCCTATGGCCTGGTGAACAATGCCGGCGCCAACGACGGCGTCGGGCTGGATCGGAGGCCGGAGGAATTTCTGGCGTCGGTCGGCGCCAATCTGGGCCATTATTTCGCGATGGCGCATCATGCGCTGCCACATCTGAAGCGGCACCGCGGGGCGATCGTCAACATTTCGTCGAAGACCGCCCTGACCGGTCAGGGCGACACCAGCGGCTATGTCGCGGCGAAGGCCGCACAATTGGGACTGACCCGCGAATGGGCCGCGGCGCTGGCGGGCGACGGCGTCCGCGTGAATGCGGTGCTGCCGGCCGAGGTGATGACGCCGCTCTACCGCCGCTGGATCGACAGCTTCGACGACCCGGCCGCCGAATTGCAGAAAATCACCGCCAAGATCCCGCTCGACCACCGGATGACCGAGGATCGCGAGATCGCCGATATGGTGACCTTCCTGCTGTCGCCCCGATCGGCGCACACGACCGGACAGTGGATCATCGTCGACGGCGGCTACACCCACCTGGACCGCGCGCTGACCTGA
- a CDS encoding Na+/H+ antiporter subunit G, producing MTGIADIVVAGLLLLGGGFVLIGSWGLVRLRTTMERLHGPTKATTLGLGALLVASVVFFQAKQGVWTAHELLISLFLFITAPISANMIAKVHLHRLRTGAVVEPTSIAGPPPHPGGDGDWATFEAPHPDTPTTTANS from the coding sequence ATGACCGGCATCGCCGACATCGTGGTTGCCGGGCTGCTGCTGCTGGGCGGGGGCTTCGTGCTGATCGGCAGCTGGGGTCTGGTCCGCCTGCGCACGACCATGGAGCGGCTGCACGGGCCGACCAAGGCGACGACGCTGGGGCTGGGAGCGCTGCTGGTCGCGTCGGTCGTCTTCTTCCAGGCAAAACAGGGCGTGTGGACGGCGCATGAACTGTTGATCTCGCTGTTCCTGTTCATCACCGCGCCCATTTCGGCCAACATGATCGCGAAGGTCCATCTGCACCGGCTTCGGACGGGGGCGGTGGTCGAGCCGACCAGCATCGCCGGTCCCCCGCCGCATCCCGGCGGCGACGGCGACTGGGCGACGTTCGAGGCGCCTCATCCGGACACGCCGACCACGACGGCGAACAGCTGA
- a CDS encoding K+/H+ antiporter subunit F produces MIDTALHIALGCVALALVLNGWRLLRGPSLGDRIMALDTMVINAIALIVLIGIAGANDTYFEAALLLAMVGFVSTIAYCKFILRGDIVE; encoded by the coding sequence ATGATCGACACAGCGCTCCACATCGCCCTCGGGTGCGTCGCACTGGCGCTGGTCCTCAACGGCTGGCGATTGTTGCGCGGGCCCTCGCTCGGCGACCGCATCATGGCACTCGACACCATGGTCATCAACGCCATCGCGCTCATCGTACTGATCGGCATCGCGGGAGCGAACGACACCTATTTCGAAGCGGCGCTGCTGCTCGCGATGGTCGGGTTCGTCAGCACCATCGCCTATTGCAAGTTCATCCTGCGCGGGGACATCGTCGAATGA
- a CDS encoding Na+/H+ antiporter subunit E, with amino-acid sequence MKSLLPHPALSGMLLVVWLLMANTITLGGALVGAVFALILPKFTQPFWPDRPRVRFGRALGIYCLIVLYDIVVANFHVARLILFRRNRDLRARWLVIPIDLDTPEAVTVLAGTISLTPGTVSSDVSADGRYLLVHALDVADEAAEVARIKTRYEARLQQVFA; translated from the coding sequence ATGAAATCGCTGCTCCCGCACCCCGCCCTGTCGGGCATGTTGCTGGTCGTCTGGCTGTTGATGGCGAACACCATCACGCTGGGTGGGGCGCTGGTAGGCGCGGTGTTTGCGCTGATCCTGCCGAAATTCACCCAGCCGTTCTGGCCCGACCGGCCGCGGGTGCGGTTCGGGCGTGCGCTCGGCATCTATTGCCTGATCGTGCTCTACGACATCGTCGTCGCCAATTTCCATGTCGCGCGGCTGATCCTGTTCCGGCGCAACCGCGATCTGCGGGCCCGCTGGCTGGTGATCCCGATCGATCTCGACACGCCCGAAGCGGTCACGGTGCTGGCCGGAACCATAAGCCTGACGCCGGGGACGGTATCCTCCGACGTGTCGGCGGATGGCCGCTATCTGCTGGTCCACGCTCTCGACGTCGCCGACGAAGCGGCCGAGGTCGCGCGGATCAAGACCCGGTACGAGGCGCGTCTGCAGCAGGTGTTCGCATGA
- a CDS encoding monovalent cation/H+ antiporter subunit D: MTLLDHLSIAPIVIPAIIAPLTLIAMRRKRRVGVVLSAVGCALMLATGVALFGMAQDGAVRAYPIGGWPAPFGIVIVLDRLAAMMLVLAAILASAVMAHAVVTGADRKGWHFHPLFHFQLMGLNGAFLTGDLFNLFVFFEVLLIASYGLMLHGQGALRLKAGIAYVVVNIVGSAIFLVALGLLYALTGTLNMADLARRVAALGPADAGMIRVAGLLLIAVFALKAAVAPLHLWLPRTYAATLPVVGALFAIMTKVGVYAMIRVVPLIFGADAGAAAWVTRPWLLPAAVVTAAIGFAGVLASRGLREGAAFAVLGSTGTLLLAVACWTQAATGAALYYLGHATLAGGVLFLAADVTLRRRGQYADAVVATPRFAGQDVAGLLFLGAAIAAVGLPPLSGFVGKLLILDATAAEPQRWAIWATILTTTLIGVIGFARMGSTVFWKVDDGGTAIACPRRSRAEFAAPAALLGVLALYTIAAGWVVERADAAAAQLFTPDGYSAAVLGRSDAQ; the protein is encoded by the coding sequence ATGACGCTGCTCGACCATCTGTCGATCGCGCCGATCGTCATCCCGGCGATCATCGCGCCGTTGACGCTGATCGCGATGCGCCGAAAACGTCGGGTGGGCGTCGTCCTGTCGGCGGTCGGCTGCGCCCTGATGCTGGCGACGGGCGTCGCGCTGTTCGGGATGGCCCAGGACGGCGCCGTCCGCGCCTATCCGATCGGCGGATGGCCGGCGCCCTTTGGTATCGTCATCGTCCTCGATCGGCTGGCAGCGATGATGCTCGTGCTCGCCGCGATATTGGCGAGCGCGGTGATGGCGCACGCCGTCGTGACCGGCGCCGACCGCAAAGGCTGGCATTTTCATCCGCTGTTTCATTTTCAGCTGATGGGTCTGAACGGCGCCTTCCTTACCGGCGATCTGTTCAACCTGTTCGTCTTCTTCGAAGTGCTGCTGATCGCCTCCTACGGACTGATGCTGCACGGCCAGGGGGCGCTGCGCCTGAAGGCGGGGATCGCCTATGTCGTCGTGAACATCGTCGGGTCGGCGATCTTCCTGGTCGCGCTCGGTCTGCTCTATGCGCTGACGGGTACGCTGAACATGGCTGATCTGGCGCGACGTGTCGCAGCGCTCGGGCCGGCTGATGCCGGCATGATCCGCGTGGCCGGGCTGCTGCTGATCGCGGTCTTCGCGCTGAAGGCGGCGGTAGCGCCGCTCCACCTCTGGTTGCCGCGAACCTATGCCGCAACCCTGCCCGTCGTCGGCGCGCTGTTCGCGATCATGACCAAGGTCGGCGTCTATGCGATGATCCGTGTCGTGCCGTTGATCTTCGGCGCGGACGCGGGTGCCGCGGCGTGGGTCACCCGACCGTGGCTGCTGCCCGCCGCTGTCGTGACCGCCGCCATCGGCTTTGCCGGTGTGCTCGCGTCGCGGGGACTGCGCGAGGGGGCGGCCTTCGCCGTCTTGGGATCGACCGGCACGTTGCTGCTGGCGGTCGCGTGCTGGACGCAAGCGGCGACGGGGGCAGCGCTCTACTACCTCGGACATGCGACGCTGGCCGGCGGCGTATTGTTCCTGGCAGCCGACGTGACGCTGCGACGGCGCGGTCAATATGCCGATGCGGTGGTCGCAACGCCCCGTTTCGCCGGGCAGGACGTCGCGGGACTGCTGTTCCTCGGCGCCGCCATCGCCGCGGTCGGGCTGCCGCCCCTGTCGGGCTTCGTCGGCAAATTGCTGATCCTCGACGCGACCGCTGCGGAGCCGCAGCGCTGGGCGATCTGGGCGACGATCCTGACGACGACGCTGATCGGCGTCATCGGCTTCGCGCGGATGGGCAGCACCGTGTTCTGGAAGGTCGATGACGGGGGAACGGCGATCGCATGTCCCCGCCGGTCGCGGGCGGAATTCGCCGCACCGGCCGCGCTGCTGGGCGTCCTCGCCCTCTATACGATCGCCGCCGGCTGGGTGGTCGAGCGCGCCGACGCCGCCGCCGCTCAGCTCTTTACTCCTGACGGCTACAGCGCTGCCGTGCTGGGCAGGAGCGACGCGCAATGA
- a CDS encoding Na+/H+ antiporter subunit C, with translation MEFLIASAIAVLVAGGVYLALRARTFQVVLGLTLLSYAVNLFLFASGRLVVDKPPIYAKGVTDYADPLPQALVLTAIVITFGMTALTVILSLRGFLETGTDQVDGEGEA, from the coding sequence CTGGAGTTCCTGATCGCCAGCGCGATCGCGGTGCTGGTCGCTGGCGGCGTCTATCTTGCACTGAGAGCCCGAACCTTTCAGGTCGTGCTCGGCCTCACGCTCCTGTCCTATGCGGTCAATCTGTTCCTGTTCGCGAGCGGCCGGTTGGTCGTCGACAAGCCGCCGATCTACGCCAAGGGTGTGACCGATTACGCCGATCCGCTGCCGCAGGCGCTGGTCCTGACCGCTATCGTCATCACCTTCGGCATGACCGCCTTGACGGTCATCCTGTCGCTACGCGGCTTTCTGGAAACGGGCACCGATCAGGTCGACGGGGAGGGCGAGGCATGA